In the Daphnia pulicaria isolate SC F1-1A chromosome 2, SC_F0-13Bv2, whole genome shotgun sequence genome, one interval contains:
- the LOC124326361 gene encoding uncharacterized protein LOC124326361, producing MKLALIFIAGCISASLSYGQPPFQWQQFPPSKNPPYMALVDYRNDDPDDIITGNDNWDLNSDDENLWAQQRPASAPPLRQYHHNENVNQFYYPMSPNFLPTPVRDHERISSRQKTRLRHPFIRPSPGPADNSDTLNSNNARFFASFPNLFFPSMFYSYLSSISTSAYSTTTSYLILNSTLTTTLITSCIPLSSFSAASLATVGCRRRRHLMDEAFVTGDDQQDPVNMQDYIPSEEEEQQQWLLGTSPMVNNVGRHVLDPEIMSSKETEFLSGNHHLPEYLLRRARSARYTITSTFTSYSFYTVNSTKTAFLGSSLFCMPGGFRTC from the exons atGAAATTGGCTCTGATTTTTATCGCGGGCTGCATTAGCGCATCGCTTTCTTACGGCCAGCCGCCGTTCCAATGGCAGCAGTTCCCACCATCTAAAAATCCCCCTTACATGGCCCTAGTCGATTACAGGAACGACGATCCTGACGACATCATCACAGGTAATGACAACTGGGATCTAAACAGCGACGACGAGAATTTATGGGCCCAGCAGCGGCCGGCTAGCGCTCCGCCTTTGCGTCAGTATCACCACAATGAGAACGTCAATCAATTCTATTACCCCATGTCGCCCAATTTCCTGCCGACTCCGGTGAGAGATCACGAAAGGATCAGCTCTCGTCAGAAGACTCGGCTCCGACATCCTTTCATCCGTCCGTCACCAGGGCCAGCAGACAATTCCGACACGCTGAATAGCAACAACGCCCGTTTCTTCGCCTCTTTccccaatttgtttttcccctcCATGTTTTACTCGTATTTGAGCAGCATCAGCACGTCGGCTTATTCGACCACGACCTCATATCTCATTTTGAATTCGACTTTGACGACGACTTTGATTACGTCGTGTATTCCGCTGTCGTCATTCAGCGCCGCCTCATTGGCAACTGTGGGTTGCCGCAGAAGGAGACATCTGATGGACGAGGCTTTCGTGACGGGTGATGACCAACAAGACCCTGTCAACATGCAAGACTATATTCCGtcagaagaagaggaacaacAACA ATGGCTGCTGGGAACGTCGCCGATGGTGAACAATGTGGGTCGACATGTGCTGGACCCGGAGATTATGTCGTCCAAGGAAACTGAATTTTTATCCGGCAACCATCATCTGCCAGAATATTTATTACGCCGAGCGCGCTCGGCACGCTACACCATCACGTCAACATTTACCAGTTATTCTTTCTACACCGTCAATTCGACCAAAACCGCCTTTCTGGGTTCATCTCTTTTCTGCATGCCCGGTGGTTTCAGGACATGCTAA
- the LOC124326446 gene encoding uncharacterized protein LOC124326446, whose translation MKFTLVFLLMCFFSVAWQQQHAHWASPNIRMPFYPYLNQLSMPIYASILASELRHLRYSNLPAKQLEDHQLERSSIESFQEGRTKGDQRSFGLGKVNYLASLILYSLSLTVTSTSYTTTTSVITGATVLTCFTSTMFSTTVACRRKRDALSNLLIGDDDRQYLSAPIETAVDSAFKLPREGIDVNPGDLIASSQIERETDVEFAPKLSESSINRYARDVDIDTVTLTSTVTTYSLSLSASIRTVTNLAATTALSCLPSGFTLC comes from the exons atgaagtttACGCTAGTTTTTTTGCTGATGTGTTTCTTTTCAGTGgcttggcagcagcagcacgcccATTGGGCATCACCTAACATTCGAATGCCATTTTATCCGTATCTGAATCAATTATCCATGCCCATTTATGCATCCATTCTTGCATCGGAGCTCAGACATTTGCGTTATTCAAATTTACCAGCa aaacAACTTGAAGACCATCAATTAGAAAGATCGTCGATAGAAAGTTTCCAGGAAGGCAGAACGAAAGGAGATCAAAGATCATTCGGTTTGGGCAAAGTCAATTATTTGGCCAGCCTGATCCTTTATTCGCTGTCACTCACAGTCACCAGCACCAGCTACACAACAACCACGTCCGTCATTACTGGTGCAACTGTACTCACCTGTTTTACTAGTACCATGTTCTCAACGACCGTTGCGTGCCGACGCAAACGAGATGCACTTTCCAATCTTTTGATTGGCGATGATGACCGTCAATATCTCAGCGCTCCAATTGAAAC TGCGGTGGATAGCGCATTTAAATTGCCCAGAGAAGGCATAGACGTCAATCCTGGCGATCTAATCGCATCTTCTCAAATTGAACGAGAAACCGATGTTGAATTTGCTCCCAAACTAAGCGAGTCATCCATCAACCGTTATGCCAGAGATGTTGATATTGATACGGTGACATTGACCTCAACTGTAACTACATATTCCTTGTCTCTGTCTGCTAGTATTCGAACCGTAACAAATCTAGCTGCTACCACCGCTCTATCCTGTTTACCATCCGGATTCACCCTCTGTTAA
- the LOC124326411 gene encoding uncharacterized protein LOC124326411: MKIALLVLSCLIAVSRQQNALWSMPQYHPKVPLQYHYPVTNNLRQWSNIFSGSYHPYYSYSQPQYVKYFPAQNNPGVVLFKSFQQQQPEEEQEINQDEYVNDETNQQESTVEARMGKPGKPGKPKNPEGRLFDNALLSNLLFGTVATSTKYSIATTTIVSTSVISCIPSASFSAGSTTACRRRRDLSVMKELLDDHEALSPSQVQIVEPSAALTLDSLSDSPRSARDAVTVVSSLEDRSHRRSAGARFIGLNALLTLTTTSTLTTATISVTSSRKTVTLGSSLLCLPSGINLC; encoded by the exons ATGAAGATCGCTCTATTGGTCTTGAGTTGTCTGATCGCCGTTTCTAGGCAACAAAATGCCTTGTGGTCCATGCCACAGTATCACCCAAAAGTGCCGCTCCAGTATCATTATCCTGTCACCAACAATTTGAGACAATGGAGCAACATTTTCTCGGGATCTTACCACCCTTATTATTCTTATTCCCAGCCGCAGTATGTGAAATATTTCCCGGCACAGAATAATCCGGGTGTCGTCTTATTCAAATccttccaacaacaacaaccc GAAGAAGAACAGGAAATTAATCAAGATGAGTATGTCAACGATGAAACTAATCAGCAAGAGTCGACGGTCGAGGCCCGGATGGGCAAACCCGGTAAACCCGGTAAACCCAAGAATCCGGAAGGACGACTTTTCGATAATGCGCTACTGTCCAATCTGCTTTTCGGCACTGTGGCGACCAGCACTAAATACAGcatcgccaccaccaccatcgttTCGACTTCAGTAATATCCTGCATTCCTTCCGCCTCTTTCTCCGCCGGATCGACAACCGCCTGCCGCCGTCGACGCGATTTATCCGTCATGAAAGAATTGCTGGACGATCACGAAGCTCTTTCGCCATCTCAAGTTCAAAT tGTGGAACCGTCGGCCGCCCTTACGCTGGATTCTCTGAGCGATTCGCCCAGATCCGCCCGAGATGCCGTCACCGTCGTTTCTTCGCTGGAAGACCGAAGTCATCGTCGATCGGCTGGCGCTCGTTTCATCGGTTTGAATGCGCTTCTGACATTAACCACCACTTCCACACTGACGACCGCCACAATCAGCGTTACCAGTTCGCGGAAGACGGTTACTCTAGGCTCCAGTTTGTTGTGCTTACCGTCGGGTATTAATCTTTGTTAG
- the LOC124326498 gene encoding uncharacterized protein LOC124326498, whose product MKLALLVLGCFVCASQQERYIWPFPINPNQAAYKPLYYSDGLPAGYDVVKKSDVNPKDEKQSAEVIPRNNAPQRLFLNANSIYLFTTTTTLTSVVTSTATTAAVVKCIPSAQFSATTACARRRRDVKNQLLVGDEIEIKPDLPKPLETSVISDDVPAVMADIISSQKEEALEASIADYSTYQQRAAFTTTVSATSYTTTYAFVATSITSTTSLGIAAGLLCLPSGFVICT is encoded by the exons ATGAAATTGGCACTCCTCGTCTTGGGTTGTTTCGTCTGCGCTTCCCAACAGGAGCGCTACATTTGGCCGTTTCCCATCAATCCGAATCAGGCCGCTTACAAGCCCCTCTATTACAGCGATGGACTTCCGGCTGGCTACGACGTCGTCAAGAAGAGCGACGTAAACCCCAAG GATGAAAAGCAGAGCGCAGAAGTGATTCCGCGCAACAACGCCCCGCAGCGCTTATTCCTCAACGCCAACAGCATCTACCTgttcacgacgacgacgacactgaCGTCGGTGGTGACGTCGACGGCCACGACGGCCGCCGTCGTCAAGTGCATCCCGTCCGCCCAATTTTCGGCCACCACCGCTTGCGCCAGACGACGGAGGGACGTCAAAAATCAATTGCTGGTCGgcgacgaaatcgaaatcaaacCCGATCTACCAAAACC gTTGGAAACGAGCGTGATTTCCGACGATGTTCCAGCTGTGATGGCGGACATTATTTCgtcgcaaaaagaagaagcgctGGAAGCGTCGATCGCCGATTATTCGACGTATCAGCAACGAGCGGCTTTCACCACCACGGTTTCGGCAACTAGTTACACGACTACTTACGCCTTTGTGGCCACTTCCATCACGTCCACCACATCGCTGGGCATAGCCGCCGGATTGTTGTGCCTCCCATCCGGATTTGTCATTTGCACTTAA
- the LOC124326494 gene encoding uncharacterized protein LOC124326494: MKLLLSFLLLCLACLATGVRPPMPYARQARARYVPLFYANGIPAGYDFFNDDSKAEEILPRNNINDTPLGRLFGNILSPISNLITRTSTTTVVAVSTVTSAVYATCIPSINFSAVGQGFATTACARRRRDVAELSAEGAADIKPALPLAMETSVILDAPAVQDQPELLSSKSDEEMAEKLAETRLGNTAATTVKWVTVSSTAYKFVPQTITSTKDLTDANGLKCLPAGFLVCAA, from the exons ATGAAATTGCTCCTGTCGTTCTTGCTACTTTGCTTGGCCTGCCTGGCCACCGGCGTCAGGCCGCCGATGCCGTACGCCCGTCAAGCTCGGGCCCGCTACGTCCCGTTGTTTTACGCCAACGGAATTCCGGCCGGCTACGATTTCTTCAACGACGACAGCA AGGCTGAAGAGATCCTGCCGAGGAACAACATCAACGACACGCCATTGGGTCGCCTGTTCGGCAACATTCTCTCGCCCATTTCCAATTTGATAACCAggacgtcgacgacgaccgTCGTGGCCGTGTCGACCGTGACGTCGGCCGTGTATGCCACATGCATCCCCTCCATCAATTTCTCCGCAGTTGGGCAGGGCTTCGCCACTACGGCCTGCGCCCGCCGCCGTCGTGACGTGGCGGAACTTTCAGCCGAAGGAGCCGCCGACATCAAACCGGCTCTACCCTTGGC GATGGAGACCAGTGTGATCCTTGACGCTCCGGCGGTGCAAGATCAGCCGGAGCTTTTGTCTTCCAAATCGGACGAAGAAATGGCGGAGAAATTGGCGGAGACTCGTCTAGGAAATACGGCAGCCACGACTGTCAAGTGGGTGACAGTCTCTTCCACGGCCTACAAGTTTGTTCCTCAGACCATCACGTCCACAAAAGACCTGACCGATGCTAACGGTCTGAAATGCCTTCCAGCCGGATTCCTTGTTTGCGCTGCCTAA
- the LOC124326443 gene encoding uncharacterized protein LOC124326443: protein MKLALIFLTCFVGLSYQQRYVWPMPYAPRAHLMPLFYSDGQPAADIEALPEIKDIDNQPKIEPSIEHDQEEKILLSLPSVLTNFRPFTTTTTIIATSTVVVSTPTTVKCIPKAQFSTVVPAAAAAGAAPAVAETLATTACARRRRDVAQLLAGSDLTKEAIEPAQPIALEVSAVEILPAAEGKEASSEPEIESSQTLNHSAADDVEVNPSQEDRGFLNLNSLSLTTTVSVTSMTTVFSFAGATIKATATVAGAAQLKCRPSGFAIC, encoded by the exons ATGAAATTGGCTTTGATTTTCCTCACTTGCTTCGTCGGCTTATCGTATCAGCAGAGGTACGTCTGGCCAATGCCCTACGCTCCGAGGGCTCACTTGATGCCTTTGTTTTACTCCGATGGACAGCCAGCAGCTGACATTGAAGCCCTGCCCGAAATTAAG GACATCGACAATCAACCTAAAATTGAACCGTCAATCGAACACGATCAAGAGGAAAAAATCCTGTTGTCATTGCCCAGCGTATTGACGAATTTCAGACccttcaccaccaccact aCAATTATAGCGACTTCCACCGTTGTTGTTTCGACGCCAACAACCGTCAAGTGCATTCCCAAAGCCCAGTTTTCAACTGTTGTGCCTGCTGCAGCTGCAGCTGGTGCAGCACCTGCAGTGGCTGAAACGCTGGCCACTACGGCCTGCGCCCGCCGCCGTCGTGATGTAGCGCAGTTGCTGGCCGGTTCAGACTTAACCAAGGAGGCCATTGAACCCGCTCAACCTATCGC tCTCGAAGTGTCGGCCGTTGAAATTCTTCCGGCTGCCGAAGGGAAGGAAGCCAGCAGTGAGCCGGAAATTGAGTCCTCCCAGACTCTGAATCACTCAGCTGCTGATGACGTCGAAGTGAACCCCAGCCAAGAAGACAGAGGCTTTCTCAATTTGAATAGTTTGAGCCTCACTACCACCGTGTCGGTGACTTCCATGACCACCGTCTTCTCCTTTGCCGGCGCCACCATCAAGGCGACTGCCACCGTGGCGGGAGCCGCCCAGCTTAAATGCCGTCCGTCCGGCTTTGCTATTTGCTAA
- the LOC124326305 gene encoding N-acetylneuraminate 9-O-acetyltransferase-like → MSNYPNQMFRPSRYVRLLSSLVLVIGLVIFAVFSQTSLFDETKKTAVVNPKKISQQFFRSLSLDGSLPICDKGLLEIINYPQQSCQVKWYGKRDTAECLDAISGGRMMDGNTASPRKFLHFVFLGDSRIRQHFYNFLKLIPDYDLEFGTLLEDYRLHQNLNVTSRILNMCVSFYWEPLLENTTNHILSQWDSDQADSLTNRVILLGVSIHHIRLEDEDNGYEPYRQKLTELEPILRRITKRSTVIWLNQYSVIDDPFTAFVIHEHISNIVSIRVSIHQYNLLAENILRHSGVIVWNTGSLLTDEYIRGCYIQIRDDLEYQSAKAYFSCSDLLHPGFVVMSQAIQLILNEICNGLMVSRD, encoded by the exons ATGTCTAATTATCCCAACCAAATGTTCAGACCATCACGATATGTAAGACTATTGAGCTCACTTGTTCTCGTCATCGGTCTAGTGATTTTTGCTGTTTTCTCTCAGACTAGTCTTTTTGATGAAACTAAGAAGACTGCTGTAGTGAACCCTAAAAAGATAAGTCAGCAATTTTT TCGGTCTTTGAGCTTGGACGGATCCCTACCAATATGCGATAAAGGACTCCTGGAGATAATCAATTACCCCCAACAAAGTTGCCAAGTGAAGTGGTACGGGAAGAGGGACACGGCGGAATGTCTCGATGCCATTTCTGGTGGTAGAATGATGGACGGAAATACCGCATCGCCTAGGAAGTTTCTGCATTTCGTTTTCCTAGGCGATTCAAGGATAAGGCaacatttttacaattttctcaAG TTGATTCCAGATTACGATCTAGAGTTTGGGACACTGCTGGAGGATTATCGACTTCATCAGAACCTCAATGTTACCAGCCGAATTTTAAATATGTGCGTTTCCTTTTACTGGGAACCGTTGCTCGAAAACACTACGAATCATATTCTATCTCAGTGGGATTCAGATCAAGCCGACAGTTTGACCAACAGAGTGATTCTCTTAG GTGTGTCTATACACCACATCAGGCTGGAAGACGAAGACAACGGTTACGAACCCTACAGACAAAAATTGACGGAGCTGGAGCCAATCCTTCGTCGCATCACTAAACGGAGCACTGTTATTTGGTTGAATCAGTACTCGGTCATTGACGATCCTTTTACAGCCTTCGTAATACACGAGCACATCAGTAACATCGTTTCCATCAGAGTGTCCATTCACCAATACAATCTTTTGGCTGAGAATATCTTGAG acaCAGCGGCGTAATCGTGTGGAATACTGGGAGCCTCTTGACGGACGAATACATTCGCGGCTGCTACATTCAAATTCGAGATGATCTTGAGTACCAATCTGCCAAAGCATATTTCAGTTGCTCCGATTTACTTCATCCGGGCTTTGTGGTAATGTCTCAGGCCATTCAACTTATTCTTAATGAAATATGTAATGGCTTGATGGTGAGCAGAGATTGA
- the LOC124326222 gene encoding uncharacterized protein LOC124326222, whose translation MLMRLESFSAVFLINLFYFWGFQSNTNTSSLFKILRRLSTLFYTVSRRIVLKVGNARVERRAQLENWRTAQHSQLETADEKTLLDSNERNLNSPRYAKLGVSIFIMAQILILSYSMTCYFNNQAKKLPERVANQRKLQLAYRSFLDKTLPLCDKGILDITNHLKGRCQIKWLDKKDIVNCVDDALSGERNVTGSLDESNYVNFVFIGDSRVRQIFFNFVKIIPDYDLHIEPKLKSYYKLHRDVNFTSHVLNFRLSFYWRPFLGENITDVVPQIIQNLHANMVKIVLIGLSTHHMIHEANSSQQLYAKGLRELAPVLQRIATTSTRVIWLRQYPVIDFFGSSESHNTDIFSSKINQFNVESERILRNRGITIWNSGNFPVEEYIRSCSLLDRGEIMYFGDAYFSCLDYLHTGYVALSLALQLLASELC comes from the exons ATGTTGATGAGACTTGAGAGTTTCAGTgctgtttttttaatcaatctattttatttttggggatTTCAGTCTAATACTAATACGTCATCGTTATTCAAAATTCTGCGCCGATTATCGACACTATTTTATACGGTTTCGAGAAGAATCGTTTTAAAAGTGGGAAATGCGAGAGTTGAAAGAAGAGCACAACTGGAAAACTGGAGAACTGCACAGCAT AGTCAATTAGAAACTGCCGATGAGAAAACGTTGCTCGACTCTAACGAGAGAAACTTAAATTCACCGCGATACGCTAAACTGGGAGTGTCCATTTTCATCATGgcccaaattttaattttgtcttACTCAATGACATGTTATTTTAATAACCAAGCCAAAAAACTACCAGAAAGAGTGGCGAATCAAAGGAAGCTTCAGCTAGCTTA TCGATCTTTCCTAGATAAAACGCTACCGTTATGTGATAAAGGCATCCTCGATATAACAAACCACCTCAAAGGACGTTGCCAAATTAAATGGCTCGACAAGAAAGATATAGTGAACTGCGTTGATGACGCGCTTTCCGGCGAACGGAATGTGACAGGATCGCTGGACGAGTCAAATtatgtaaattttgttttcatcggTGACTCGAGAGTGcggcaaatattttttaactttgtcaAG ATAATTCCAGACTACGATTTACATATTGAACCGAAACTCAAATCCTATTACAAATTACATCGGGACGTAAATTTCACCAGCCACGTTTTAAATTTCCGCTTATCTTTCTATTGGCGACCTTTTCTAGGGGAAAACATAACGGATGTCGTTCCTCAGATCATTCAAAATCTTCATGCCAATATGGTTAAAATCGTCCTTATAG gaCTATCTACACACCACATGATTCACGAGGCAAATTCGAGTCAGCAACTGTACGCCAAGGGATTAAGAGAGCTGGCACCGGTGCTCCAGCGCATAGCAACCACATCAACCCGTGTGATTTGGTTGAGGCAGTATCCCGTCATCGATTTTTTCGGGTCCAGCGAAAGTCACAACACGGACATTTTTTCATCCAAGATCAACCAATTCAACGTCGAATCGGAACGCATTCTCAG GAACCGCGGGATAACGATTTGGAATTCCGGAAATTTCCCGGTTGAAGAATACATCCGCAGTTGCAGTCTCCTGGACCGTGGAGAGATCATGTATTTTGGAGACGCGTATTTCAGTTGCCTGGATTACCTTCACACAGGCTACGTGGCCTTATCACTAGCTCTTCAATTGCTTGCCAGTGAGCTTTGTTAG
- the LOC124326633 gene encoding uncharacterized protein LOC124326633: protein MGQICGAHSNSPDYSITNVANGYHKTIWVKVVAERKYVTLRDSSIENTAGLGFTPIFPGDFDTFRLPANQDPDDPVYITILTSDNAILYNSVPQNENQSLIVDKNGWLKYALSGFIWRDTNNQDHDINSTSSTCPIQ, encoded by the coding sequence ATGGGTCAGATTTGCGGTGCCCATAGCAACAGCCCGGATTACAGCATCACCAACGTGGCTAACGGTTACCACAAAACCATTTGGGTGAAGGTCGTCGCGGAACGAAAGTACGTGACGCTGAGAGACTCGTCCATCGAGAACACAGCCGGGCTCGGCTTCACGCCCATCTTTCCCGGAGATTTCGACACTTTCCGACTGCCGGCCAATCAAGATCCTGACGATCCTGTTTACATCACCATTCTCACCAGCGACAACGCCATTTTGTACAACAGTGTGccgcaaaatgaaaatcaatcgcTCATCGTCGACAAGAACGGTTGGCTCAAATACGCACTGAGCGGATTCATTTGGAGGGATACGAACAATCAGGATCACGACATCAACTCCACTTCGTCGACTTGTCCCATTCAGTGA